CTGTATTTTTGTTAGTTTTGGGTGCATTTTTGATAGTTTTGCCTTGGATAGCTCGCTTATTTGAACAGACAAAACTGCATCATACAGAAAATACAGATGAGCATTCAGCAATTGCTGACTAAGTAATTTTTTCCTGTAATAAATCAAGCAGAAACCTAACTCAAGATACAAGAGTTAGGCATCTGAAGGGAAGGGAAAACTATAATTGCTTGACTTCAGCAGCTAATTTACTTACCATTTCTTTCGCACTGCCAAAAAGCATTGTGGTTTTATCTTTGTAGAATAGTTCGTTATCAACTCCGGCAAAACCTGCGCTCATACCCCGCTTGATGACGATAGTATGTTTGGCGCGATCGACATCCAGAATCGGCATCCCATAAATGGGGCTACTGCTATCGGTTCTAGCAGCAGGGTTAACAACATCATTAGCGCCAATAATTAAAGCTACATCGGTTTGATCAAATTGAGGATTAATATCCTCCATATCGTGAAGCTGTTCGTAGGGAACGTTAGCTTCTGCAAGTAATACGTTCATGTGCCCTGGCATTCTGCCGGCAACGGGATGGATGGCATATTTCACTTCCACACCCATACGTTCTAGCTGATCGGCTAATTCGCGTACACTATGCTGTGCCTGGGCTACTGCCATACCATAACCGGGCACGATTACCACTGAGCGGGCATAACCTAGCATCATCGCTCCTTCTTCAGGATCGATACTGCGAACGGATTTATCACCTGTACTGCCACCACTGCTAGCGCTAACGGTACTTCCACCACTGCCAAAAGCATCGAATAGCACGCTGAGTAAGGAACGGTTCATTGCCTTACACATGATTTCTGTGAGGATGATACCGGATGCACCAACCAGGGCACCAGAGATAATTAACATATTGTTCATTACCACGAAACCTGCTGCTGCTGCTGCTAACCCAGAGAAAGAGTTAAGCAGAGAGATAACAACAGGCATATCACCACCACCAATGGGGATGACAAACATCACACCCAAAATCAGGGAAACTGTGACGATGCCCAGAAATACCAGGAGGTTATGGGGATCGTTAATCAGATAGACGCTACCAAGAATATAGGAGCCGAGGAGAAAAGCGTTAAATACTTTTTGCAGTGGGAAGGTGATGGGGGAACCAGTCATGATTCCTTGGAGTTTGGCAAAGGCAATCATACTACCAGTGAAGGTGACACCACCGATTAGCACATCCAGGAGCATGGATATATTGACATCGAGGGGTACTGGCTGGGAGTGGGAAAGTAAGCGCCAGAATTCAGCCAGGGCAACCAGGGCAGATGCCATACCACCCAAACCGTTGAGTAAACCTACCATTTGGGGCATTTCCGTCATCTGTACCTTGTAGGCAGCGATCGCCCCTAATACAGAACCGATGGCTAAACCTAGCAGAATCATTTCGTAATTGAGTACCTGTTGATCTAACAATGTAGCGACAATTGCTAGTAACATTCCCACGGCTGCAATCAGATTGCCATTTCTAGCTGTTGCTGGAGAACCAAGTTTTTTCAAGCCGAGAATGAATAAAGATGCAGCGACTAAATATGTCAACTGAATCCCAGAGGTAAGAAATTCTGTCATATTTTCTACATGGTGATGGGAAATTGAAAGTGAAAATCAGGAATCTGAGAATTTATTCCCTAGGTTGCTTTCTTTTTAAACATTTGCAACATTCTATCTGTCACTAAGAAACCACCTACAACGTTAATAGTGGCTAAGACAACAGCAATTAAACCGAAGATGACTGATAGATTCCACTCTTTCGCTCCAGAGGCGACAATGGCACCTAAAACGGCAATTCCAGAAATGGCATTAGAACCTGACATCAAAGGTGTATGTAGGGTTGGGGGGACTTTATTGATAACTTCAAAACCAATAAATGATGCTAAAACAAACACAAACAAGGCAGCAATTAATGCTTCAGTCATGGTGCAATTACCTGTGGATAATTAATGATAGAA
The Calothrix sp. 336/3 DNA segment above includes these coding regions:
- a CDS encoding NAD(P)(+) transhydrogenase (Re/Si-specific) subunit beta translates to MTEFLTSGIQLTYLVAASLFILGLKKLGSPATARNGNLIAAVGMLLAIVATLLDQQVLNYEMILLGLAIGSVLGAIAAYKVQMTEMPQMVGLLNGLGGMASALVALAEFWRLLSHSQPVPLDVNISMLLDVLIGGVTFTGSMIAFAKLQGIMTGSPITFPLQKVFNAFLLGSYILGSVYLINDPHNLLVFLGIVTVSLILGVMFVIPIGGGDMPVVISLLNSFSGLAAAAAGFVVMNNMLIISGALVGASGIILTEIMCKAMNRSLLSVLFDAFGSGGSTVSASSGGSTGDKSVRSIDPEEGAMMLGYARSVVIVPGYGMAVAQAQHSVRELADQLERMGVEVKYAIHPVAGRMPGHMNVLLAEANVPYEQLHDMEDINPQFDQTDVALIIGANDVVNPAARTDSSSPIYGMPILDVDRAKHTIVIKRGMSAGFAGVDNELFYKDKTTMLFGSAKEMVSKLAAEVKQL
- a CDS encoding NAD(P) transhydrogenase subunit alpha, producing the protein MTEALIAALFVFVLASFIGFEVINKVPPTLHTPLMSGSNAISGIAVLGAIVASGAKEWNLSVIFGLIAVVLATINVVGGFLVTDRMLQMFKKKAT